A genomic window from Brassica oleracea var. oleracea cultivar TO1000 chromosome C8, BOL, whole genome shotgun sequence includes:
- the LOC106310967 gene encoding protein AUXIN-REGULATED GENE INVOLVED IN ORGAN SIZE-like yields the protein MDVGERNNRKNVNFNRPPAMVLENSKHELRRTQKRLMIPASYFSLKSLVLLVGLTASMLILPLVLPPLPPPPFMLLLIPIGIMVLLVVLAFMPSYSKAKDVTCTFM from the coding sequence ATGGACGTCGGAGAAAGAAATAACCGGAAAAACGTCAACTTCAACCGTCCGCCGGCAATGGTGTTGGAGAACAGCAAGCATGAGTTACGTCGGACGCAGAAAAGGTTGATGATTCCGGCAAGTTATTTCAGTTTAAAGTCTCTGGTTCTGCTGGTGGGTCTAACGGCGTCTATGTTGATCCTTCCGTTAGTTTTGCCGCCGTTACCTCCTCCTCCGTTTATGCTTCTTTTGATTCCGATTGGTATTATGGTCTTACTAGTCGTTCTTGCCTTCATGCCTTCTTATTCTAAGGCCAAAGATGTAACTTGCACTTTTATGTAA